The following proteins are co-located in the Shouchella hunanensis genome:
- a CDS encoding phage tail tape measure protein, whose translation MANAGDIVARLRLENDDFRRGAEAAKQDMEQMSAKAKSVSDDIKTIQKISAAAFGGATAAIGGSIAMAANFEQGMARVKAISGATDEEFAALTQTARDLGRTTRFTSMDAADGLAYLSMAGFTATQSMEALPGVLNLAGAAGIDLGSSADIVSNILQGFGMSADDTGRAVDVLVEAMTSANTDLPQLGNAMSYVAPVASALGLSIEETTAAVAKLSDAGIQGGKAGTTLRMALLSLANPTGQTEKAMEKLGINVLTAEGAMKPLPELIGEIADKTEGMTDAQKTQTVAQLVGTQAASGFIALLDVGEDALADYTQGLKESEGAAQAIADTQNNTVLGAFDAFKSALADIGISIGNEYLPMVKDVLNGGADMLRKFGDLDPALVTTALNFIAISSGIGLAITTIGKLAIAIKGLYASMGPAGWLILGISLLGGAIISSKIAAEDFTEVNLELAETMIETQDALQLQIDQFDELSSKSRLTTDEFMELIDIQDELGRAVDQNRIDELTERQEALREKSGLSNDELNTMIGLNDSLIEKVPETAHAISEQGNRVVETTDSFKDYNKELNDATIRELERQKIIAEGKERELQEEVNQLKKEHNESLELEKEYRAEFKNFDEEASIARIEQLQSQLDSNELRGRDAQFARASIKAEEDKLERFREQYVSQMEISDELAEQIKQKETEIGMADEINGMIVEQLLQQVGLNGTREDGIGLLEEAIAKEQEQIDKSEELRGSQEGLNEQVDAEIGRRNEAIAKYQDAKAQIEEILGLQSSTNDAIQTGTGNVGELEIKYRGAVDRINDGNSAQVEVNNRIDEGIKKGDSLNQTLAERIAKLIDVDDQGGADALNEKLSRPITKSITFCEGKTFNTKVSSTQKKKAREVLLCL comes from the coding sequence ATGGCAAACGCAGGAGATATAGTAGCAAGATTACGACTAGAAAATGATGATTTTAGGCGCGGAGCGGAAGCGGCGAAGCAAGATATGGAGCAAATGTCTGCGAAAGCAAAAAGTGTTTCGGACGATATAAAGACGATACAAAAGATTTCAGCGGCGGCGTTTGGCGGAGCTACGGCGGCAATTGGCGGCTCAATCGCAATGGCGGCTAACTTCGAGCAAGGTATGGCAAGGGTTAAGGCGATTTCAGGCGCGACGGACGAAGAGTTTGCGGCATTAACACAAACGGCGCGTGACCTCGGACGTACTACGAGATTTACGAGTATGGACGCGGCTGATGGACTAGCTTACTTAAGCATGGCGGGCTTTACTGCAACGCAATCCATGGAAGCTTTACCAGGCGTACTAAATCTAGCCGGAGCCGCGGGAATCGACCTCGGATCATCAGCGGATATTGTGTCGAATATACTTCAAGGCTTTGGAATGAGTGCCGATGATACAGGACGAGCAGTCGACGTATTAGTAGAAGCTATGACGTCAGCTAATACAGATTTACCACAGTTAGGTAACGCGATGTCGTATGTTGCCCCGGTAGCTTCCGCTTTAGGATTAAGTATAGAAGAAACGACCGCTGCTGTAGCTAAGCTTAGTGACGCCGGGATTCAGGGCGGAAAAGCTGGGACAACGCTACGTATGGCGTTACTATCGCTTGCAAACCCAACAGGTCAAACGGAGAAAGCCATGGAAAAACTCGGTATTAACGTTCTAACAGCCGAAGGAGCCATGAAACCGTTACCGGAATTAATTGGCGAAATTGCTGATAAAACGGAAGGTATGACGGATGCCCAAAAAACACAAACGGTCGCTCAATTAGTCGGTACTCAAGCGGCTTCCGGCTTTATTGCGTTACTAGACGTAGGGGAAGACGCGCTCGCTGATTACACACAAGGTCTAAAAGAGTCAGAAGGAGCCGCGCAAGCTATTGCCGATACGCAAAACAACACAGTTTTAGGAGCGTTTGATGCGTTTAAATCCGCGTTAGCCGACATTGGAATTTCCATTGGCAATGAGTACCTTCCGATGGTTAAAGACGTCCTCAACGGTGGAGCGGACATGTTGCGTAAGTTTGGCGACTTAGACCCGGCGTTAGTAACTACCGCATTAAACTTTATTGCGATTTCGAGCGGGATAGGTTTGGCAATAACGACAATCGGAAAGTTAGCCATTGCAATAAAGGGTCTATATGCTTCAATGGGTCCCGCTGGTTGGTTAATTTTAGGTATCTCCTTGTTAGGGGGCGCTATCATCTCGTCTAAGATCGCTGCGGAAGATTTCACCGAAGTTAACTTGGAGCTCGCGGAGACTATGATAGAGACGCAAGACGCCCTACAATTGCAAATCGACCAATTCGATGAACTAAGCTCAAAATCTAGGCTAACAACAGATGAGTTTATGGAGCTTATTGACATTCAAGATGAGTTAGGTCGCGCGGTCGATCAGAATAGGATTGACGAGCTAACGGAGAGGCAGGAAGCCTTGCGCGAAAAATCAGGTCTATCAAATGATGAACTAAATACCATGATCGGCTTAAATGACTCACTAATTGAAAAAGTTCCGGAAACAGCTCATGCTATTTCTGAACAAGGTAATCGAGTGGTCGAAACAACAGATTCATTTAAGGACTACAACAAAGAATTAAACGACGCCACGATAAGAGAACTAGAGCGACAAAAAATAATCGCAGAAGGTAAAGAGCGTGAGCTTCAGGAAGAAGTAAATCAGCTAAAAAAAGAGCACAACGAATCACTAGAGCTTGAAAAAGAATACCGTGCTGAGTTTAAGAATTTCGATGAAGAAGCCTCTATCGCTAGGATTGAACAGTTACAAAGTCAGCTTGACAGTAACGAGCTACGCGGCAGGGATGCGCAATTTGCAAGAGCGTCGATCAAGGCGGAAGAAGACAAACTCGAACGTTTTCGAGAGCAATACGTTTCGCAAATGGAAATAAGCGACGAGCTTGCGGAACAGATCAAGCAGAAGGAAACGGAAATCGGCATGGCTGATGAGATAAACGGCATGATCGTCGAGCAACTTCTCCAACAAGTCGGCTTAAACGGCACACGCGAGGACGGTATAGGACTTCTTGAGGAAGCTATCGCGAAGGAACAAGAGCAAATCGACAAATCCGAAGAATTACGTGGTTCCCAGGAGGGACTTAACGAGCAGGTAGACGCTGAAATCGGACGTCGTAATGAGGCGATCGCAAAGTATCAAGACGCGAAGGCTCAAATCGAAGAAATTCTCGGCTTACAATCGAGCACTAACGATGCCATTCAAACAGGTACCGGAAACGTCGGAGAACTGGAAATTAAGTATAGAGGCGCGGTCGATCGTATCAACGACGGAAACTCGGCGCAAGTTGAAGTTAACAACCGTATTGACGAGGGAATTAAAAAAGGAGACTCGTTAAACCAAACCTTAGCAGAGAGGATCGCGAAACTTATCGACGTGGACGATCAGGGTGGCGCCGATGCTTTAAACGAAAAACTTTCACGTCCTATCACAAAATCAATTACATTCTGCGAAGGAAAGACTTTTAACACCAAAGTAAGTAGCACGCAAAAGAAAAAAGCAAGGGAGGTTTTGCTATGTCTTTAA
- a CDS encoding tyrosine-type recombinase/integrase, with translation MAEVGALQTDADIKRWENSLYGRNRLLVTIGVSFGLRISDLLKLKVGDLRGKTSLDIREQKTGKERTVTFNRKVIAAAKTLEGADSDYIFVSRKGGNKPISTTQAYRILKDGADRAGLSEKVGAIGTHSLRKSFGRKLYRSGYKLPEIMNILGHSSEKMTLRYIGITKENVAVAYKAIDW, from the coding sequence ATGGCAGAAGTAGGCGCGCTACAAACAGACGCGGATATTAAACGTTGGGAAAACTCGTTATATGGTCGAAATCGTCTATTAGTTACGATTGGCGTCTCATTTGGTCTTAGAATTAGCGATTTGCTTAAGCTAAAGGTCGGCGATCTTCGCGGCAAGACGTCGTTAGATATTCGCGAGCAAAAGACAGGCAAAGAACGCACGGTTACGTTTAATAGAAAGGTTATCGCTGCGGCAAAGACGTTAGAGGGCGCGGACTCCGACTATATCTTCGTGTCACGTAAAGGCGGTAACAAGCCGATTTCCACCACGCAGGCTTATCGTATATTGAAAGACGGAGCAGACCGCGCTGGGTTATCGGAGAAAGTAGGCGCGATCGGTACGCACAGCCTACGTAAGTCGTTCGGGAGAAAACTATACAGAAGCGGGTATAAATTGCCGGAAATTATGAACATTCTCGGTCATTCTTCGGAAAAAATGACGCTTAGGTACATCGGGATAACGAAAGAAAACGTCGCGGTTGCGTAT